One Actinomycetota bacterium DNA segment encodes these proteins:
- a CDS encoding DUF3048 C-terminal domain-containing protein, producing QITDITRDISSEKGHMVVRTAGYGDALFFMDGKVIKGTWSRTSVADPYLYLDEEGRPIGFNVGSTWISFIPSLDKVSSTSLQ from the coding sequence ACAAATAACAGATATTACACGTGATATTAGTAGTGAAAAGGGTCATATGGTTGTAAGGACAGCAGGTTATGGAGATGCCTTATTTTTTATGGATGGAAAAGTAATAAAAGGAACATGGAGTAGAACAAGCGTTGCAGATCCTTATCTCTATTTAGATGAGGAGGGGAGACCAATAGGATTTAATGTTGGTTCAACATGGATATCATTTATACCCTCTTTAGATAAAGTATCAAGTACAAGTTTACAATAA
- a CDS encoding bifunctional nuclease family protein produces MKNQNNKEENNFIKIVLEGIRIEIPSRKPLMLLKEEKGNRYLPIWIGLSEAYAIALELEGYKPPRPMTHDLMISLLSLLNTTIEKVLVNNLINNTFYAEITLMRKDKILKLSARPSDAIAIAVRVKVPIFVSKKVLNIASINIETVDDEIKRFKKFLETVRPEDFKA; encoded by the coding sequence ATGAAAAATCAAAATAACAAAGAAGAAAATAATTTTATAAAGATTGTTTTAGAAGGAATCAGAATAGAGATACCTTCACGCAAACCTCTTATGTTGCTTAAAGAGGAAAAAGGTAATAGATATCTTCCTATATGGATAGGATTAAGTGAAGCATATGCTATTGCATTAGAACTTGAAGGTTATAAACCTCCAAGACCTATGACTCATGATTTGATGATTTCTTTATTAAGTCTTTTAAATACAACCATTGAAAAAGTTTTAGTAAATAATCTTATTAACAATACATTTTATGCTGAAATAACTTTGATGCGTAAAGATAAGATATTAAAATTAAGTGCACGACCAAGTGATGCAATTGCTATTGCTGTAAGGGTAAAAGTCCCAATTTTTGTATCCAAGAAGGTTTTAAACATAGCATCCATAAATATAGAAACTGTTGACGATGAGATAAAAAGATTTAAGAAATTTCTTGAAACAGTTAGACCAGAAGATTTTAAAGCTTAA